A stretch of the Nicotiana tabacum cultivar K326 chromosome 6, ASM71507v2, whole genome shotgun sequence genome encodes the following:
- the LOC142181999 gene encoding uncharacterized protein LOC142181999 yields the protein MEEPVKRWARSWFPQRYYDMLTTNMVESMNSVLLKGREMPILRMLDFIQEKLGEWFYERRKKANETFHRVSIWEEEEMTKKMDLACKIFVFNLDSMLFSINSEGIEFIVDLKKRTCDCLKFQLDELTCPYAIAAINKRYLQKSDYCSNWYSKKTWLKTYEGHVNTVGDQKSWDIPQNVQSEITKPPDVEILQGRRQKKRHILATE from the exons ATGGAAGAGCCTGTAAAGAGATGGGCTCGATCGTGGTTCCCACAGCGATATTATGATATGCTAACAACAAACATGGTAGAATCAATGAATTCCGTTTTACTAAAAGGGAGAGAAATGCCTATTTTAAGAATGCTAGATTTCATCCAAGAAAAGTTGGGAGAGTGGTTTTACGAACGGAGAAAAAAGGCAAATGAAACTTTTCACAGAGTATCAATatgggaagaagaagagatgaCAAAGAAGATGGACTTGGCTTGCAAAATATtt gTGTTCAACCTTGATTCAATGTTGTTTAGCATAAATAGTGAAGGAATCGAATTCATAGTGgacttaaagaagagaacttgtGACTGCCTGAAATTTCAACTTGATGAATTGACCTGTCCATATGCAATTGCTGCTATTAATAAGAGATATTTGCAGAAATCTGACTACTGCTCAAATTGGTATTCAAAGAAAACATGGTTGAAAACATATGAAGGACATGTGAATACCGTGGGAGATCAAAAATCATGGGATATACCACAAAATGTACAATCTGAGATCACAAAACCTCCCGATGTAGAGATTTTAcaaggaagaagacaaaagaagaggcaTATCCTTGCGACTGAATAA